Proteins from a genomic interval of Piscinibacter sp. HJYY11:
- a CDS encoding alpha-hydroxy acid oxidase yields MTPITCIEDLRVLAKRRVPRMFYDYADSGSWTEGTYRANEADFQKILLRQRVAVNMEGRTLRTTMAGTPAIMPVAIAPTGLTGMQHADGEILAAKAAEKFGVPFTLSTMSICSIEDIRAHTKSPFWFQLYWMRDRDFMERLMDRAKAAGVSALMLTLDLQVLGQRHKDIKNGLTAPPKPTIANILNLMTKPRWCWGMATTRRHSFGNLIGHAKGVSDVTSLSTWTREQFDPKLDWNDVEWIKKRWGGRLILKGIMDVEDARYAASSGADALIVSNHGGRQLDGAPSSIAALPEIAREVGSKIEVWMDGGIRSGQDVLKAVALGARGTLIGRSFLYGLGALGEAGVAKCLELIYKELDVSMAFCGHTDIRNVDRRILIPGTVPQ; encoded by the coding sequence ATGACCCCCATCACCTGCATCGAGGACCTGCGCGTCCTCGCCAAGCGGCGCGTGCCGCGCATGTTCTACGACTACGCCGACTCCGGCTCGTGGACCGAAGGCACCTACCGCGCCAACGAGGCCGACTTCCAGAAGATCCTCTTGCGGCAACGTGTCGCGGTCAACATGGAAGGCCGCACGCTGCGCACCACGATGGCGGGCACGCCGGCGATCATGCCGGTCGCCATCGCCCCCACCGGCCTCACCGGCATGCAGCACGCCGATGGCGAGATCCTCGCGGCCAAGGCGGCTGAAAAGTTCGGCGTCCCCTTCACGCTGTCGACGATGAGCATCTGCTCGATCGAGGACATCCGCGCGCACACCAAGTCGCCTTTCTGGTTCCAGCTCTACTGGATGCGCGACCGCGACTTCATGGAGCGCCTGATGGACCGCGCCAAGGCCGCCGGCGTATCGGCGCTGATGTTGACGCTCGACCTGCAGGTGCTCGGCCAGCGCCACAAGGACATCAAGAACGGCTTGACCGCGCCGCCCAAGCCGACGATCGCCAACATCCTCAACCTGATGACCAAGCCGCGCTGGTGCTGGGGCATGGCGACGACCCGGCGCCACAGCTTCGGCAACCTCATCGGCCACGCCAAGGGCGTGAGCGACGTCACTTCGCTCAGCACCTGGACGCGCGAGCAGTTCGACCCCAAGCTCGACTGGAACGACGTCGAGTGGATCAAGAAGCGCTGGGGCGGCCGGCTCATCCTCAAGGGCATCATGGACGTGGAAGACGCACGCTACGCCGCGAGCAGCGGTGCTGACGCACTGATCGTCTCCAACCACGGCGGGCGGCAGCTCGACGGCGCGCCGTCCTCCATCGCCGCATTGCCCGAGATCGCCCGCGAGGTGGGCTCGAAGATCGAGGTGTGGATGGACGGCGGCATCCGCTCCGGGCAGGACGTGCTCAAGGCCGTGGCGCTCGGTGCCCGCGGCACGCTGATCGGCCGCTCGTTCCTCTACGGCCTGGGCGCGCTCGGCGAGGCAGGCGTGGCCAAGTGCCTTGAGCTCATCTACAAGGAGCTCGACGTGAGCATGGCCTTCTGCGGCCACACCGACATCCGCAACGTCGACCGGCGCATCCTCATTCCCGGCACCGTGCCGCAGTGA
- a CDS encoding plastocyanin, producing the protein MTRHLLALLALAATTVHAGTVQLTVTDKDGKPAPDVVVLVQAATKGTVTPSSKPVLITQEGSRFIPFLTVVPVGTTLRFVNKDAYDHHVRSTPSGPLGAIAPAKTFELRLDADPIAEAKGGTDAYPSGPAKKKSGMSSADLKMDAAGPIGLGCHIHGSMRGQVYVADTPWFGKTDANGVVTIDGVPDGGASLTIWHPDQLQEQTAVPVQVSATPVKTSTQLNFVPRRRRG; encoded by the coding sequence ATGACACGACACCTCCTGGCCCTGCTGGCCCTGGCCGCCACCACCGTCCACGCCGGCACCGTGCAGCTCACTGTGACCGACAAGGACGGCAAGCCCGCGCCCGACGTCGTGGTGCTGGTGCAGGCCGCCACCAAGGGCACGGTCACGCCGTCGTCGAAGCCGGTGCTCATCACGCAGGAAGGCTCGCGCTTCATCCCCTTCCTCACCGTGGTGCCGGTGGGCACGACGCTGCGCTTTGTCAACAAGGACGCCTACGACCACCACGTGCGCTCCACACCAAGCGGCCCGCTGGGCGCCATCGCGCCGGCCAAGACCTTCGAGCTGCGCCTCGACGCCGACCCGATCGCCGAGGCCAAGGGCGGCACCGATGCCTACCCGAGCGGCCCGGCCAAGAAAAAATCAGGCATGTCCAGCGCCGACCTGAAGATGGATGCAGCCGGCCCCATCGGCCTGGGCTGCCACATCCACGGCTCGATGCGCGGCCAGGTCTACGTGGCCGACACGCCCTGGTTCGGCAAGACCGACGCCAACGGTGTCGTCACCATCGACGGCGTGCCCGATGGCGGGGCCAGCCTCACGATCTGGCACCCCGACCAGCTGCAGGAACAGACGGCCGTGCCGGTGCAGGTGAGCGCGACGCCGGTGAAAACGAGTACGCAGTTGAACTTCGTGCCGCGTCGTCGCAGGGGATAA
- a CDS encoding group 1 truncated hemoglobin — MKHLLRTLAFLVALTGAAHAQADDSLYQQLGGQPGLTTLMDDFMTRLLADKRMNPFFKDVDHKHVKAQLVAQFCEVSGGPCKLKGPDMKKAHAGMDITKRDFNALVEVLQDSMNAQGIAFSTQNKLLAKLAPMHRDIINTP, encoded by the coding sequence ATGAAACACCTGCTCCGCACCCTCGCCTTTCTGGTCGCGCTCACCGGTGCTGCGCACGCGCAGGCCGACGACTCGCTCTACCAGCAGCTCGGCGGCCAGCCCGGCCTCACGACGCTGATGGACGACTTCATGACGCGACTGCTCGCCGACAAGCGCATGAATCCCTTCTTCAAGGACGTGGACCACAAGCACGTGAAGGCGCAGCTCGTGGCACAGTTCTGCGAGGTCTCCGGAGGTCCCTGCAAGCTCAAGGGCCCCGACATGAAGAAGGCCCACGCCGGAATGGACATCACCAAGCGCGACTTCAACGCGCTGGTCGAGGTGCTGCAAGACAGCATGAACGCGCAGGGCATCGCCTTCTCGACGCAGAACAAGCTTCTCGCGAAACTCGCGCCGATGCACCGCGACATCATCAACACACCGTGA
- a CDS encoding DUF3034 family protein gives MPRHHRFALATLALACASSSAFAFGGKLLLTGGVSNIEGAAGGGLTPWAVTGGYGTAGEFGGSAFATRVKTQDFAVNAYGAAVAYDDRIEVSFAKQSFDTGPVGTTLGLPGLKLKQDIVGVKLRVFGDAVLDSDTWLPQVAIGVQHKKSDAGALQPTLTAFGVKDSGTDVYVSATKLFLAPGILVNGTLRATKANQNGLLGFGATGHTSYRVQPEVSLAWLLRRDLAIGAEYRAKPDNFRDNTALGAGALDEDDWADVFIAWAPSKHFSLTLAYVDAGKIVPGVVNKRQTGAYVSAQVAF, from the coding sequence ATGCCCAGACACCATCGTTTCGCACTGGCCACGCTGGCCCTCGCCTGCGCCAGCTCTTCGGCCTTCGCCTTCGGCGGCAAGCTGCTGCTGACCGGCGGCGTCAGCAACATCGAGGGCGCGGCCGGCGGCGGCCTCACGCCCTGGGCGGTGACCGGTGGCTACGGCACCGCCGGCGAATTCGGCGGCTCGGCTTTCGCCACCCGCGTGAAGACGCAGGACTTCGCGGTCAACGCCTACGGCGCCGCCGTCGCGTATGACGACCGGATCGAAGTCTCGTTCGCGAAACAATCCTTCGACACCGGCCCGGTGGGCACCACGCTCGGTCTGCCGGGCCTCAAGCTCAAGCAGGACATCGTCGGCGTGAAGCTGCGCGTGTTCGGCGATGCGGTGCTCGACAGCGACACCTGGCTGCCGCAGGTGGCCATCGGCGTACAGCACAAGAAGTCGGATGCCGGCGCGCTGCAGCCCACGCTCACCGCCTTCGGCGTAAAGGACAGCGGCACCGACGTCTACGTCAGCGCCACCAAGCTCTTCCTTGCGCCGGGCATCCTCGTCAACGGCACGCTGCGCGCGACCAAGGCCAACCAGAACGGCCTGCTCGGCTTCGGTGCCACCGGCCACACCAGCTACCGCGTTCAACCCGAGGTGTCGCTTGCGTGGCTCTTGCGGCGAGACCTCGCCATCGGCGCCGAGTACCGCGCCAAGCCCGACAACTTCCGCGACAACACGGCGCTCGGCGCCGGTGCGCTCGACGAAGACGACTGGGCCGATGTGTTCATCGCGTGGGCGCCGAGCAAGCATTTCTCGCTCACGCTCGCCTACGTCGATGCCGGCAAGATCGTGCCGGGTGTCGTCAACAAGCGGCAGACCGGCGCCTACGTGTCGGCGCAGGTCGCGTTCTGA
- the dinB gene encoding DNA polymerase IV: protein MPRLIAHLDMDAFYASVELLRYPELKGLPVVIGGGRRHQPVLKPDGTREFSLLRDYTGRGVLTTSTYEARKLGVFSAMPTMKAAKLAPDAVLLPVDFDEYRKYSRLFKAAVRRIAPLVEDRGIDEIYIDLTDLPGVHDDGGRAIGQQLKDAVREATGGLTCSVGITPNKLLSKLCSEFDKPDGLTLLTHDDIPARIWPLAARKLNGIGPKSSEKLAALGLHTLGDIAAADPLFLVERFGRSYGAWLHAATHGRDDRPVVTHSEPVSMSRETTFERDLHAVRDRHVLTPIFTDLCVELADDLSRKGYAAKTIGIKLRFDDFKIVTRDLTLPAHTMDAKTIRRAAGECLKRADLTRRLRLLGVRAGNLAKLTELLNPHATEAPVAQEPVPAYHAPLPLFDASFDASDDASAA, encoded by the coding sequence GTGCCCCGCCTGATCGCCCACCTCGACATGGATGCGTTCTACGCCTCCGTGGAGTTGCTGCGCTATCCGGAATTGAAGGGCCTGCCGGTGGTGATCGGCGGCGGTCGCCGGCACCAGCCGGTGCTGAAGCCCGACGGCACGCGGGAGTTCTCGCTCCTGCGCGACTACACGGGGCGCGGCGTGCTCACCACCAGCACCTACGAAGCGCGCAAGCTCGGCGTCTTCTCCGCCATGCCCACGATGAAGGCCGCCAAGCTCGCGCCCGACGCCGTGCTGCTGCCGGTCGACTTCGACGAGTACCGCAAGTACTCGCGCCTCTTCAAGGCCGCGGTGCGCCGCATCGCCCCGCTGGTGGAAGACCGCGGCATCGACGAGATCTACATCGACCTGACCGACCTGCCGGGCGTGCACGACGATGGCGGCCGCGCCATCGGCCAGCAACTGAAAGACGCGGTGCGCGAAGCGACCGGCGGCCTCACCTGCTCGGTGGGCATCACGCCGAACAAGCTGCTCTCCAAGCTCTGCTCCGAATTCGACAAGCCCGACGGCCTCACGCTGCTGACGCACGACGACATCCCCGCGCGCATCTGGCCGCTGGCCGCGCGCAAGCTCAACGGCATCGGCCCCAAGTCGAGCGAGAAGCTCGCCGCGCTCGGCCTGCACACGCTGGGTGACATCGCCGCGGCCGACCCCCTCTTCCTCGTCGAACGTTTCGGCCGCAGCTACGGCGCGTGGCTGCACGCCGCCACGCATGGCCGCGACGACCGGCCGGTGGTCACGCACAGCGAGCCGGTCTCAATGAGCCGCGAGACCACCTTCGAGCGCGACCTGCACGCGGTGCGCGACCGGCACGTGCTCACGCCCATCTTCACCGACCTCTGCGTCGAGCTGGCCGACGACCTCAGCCGCAAGGGCTACGCCGCCAAGACCATCGGCATCAAGCTGCGCTTCGACGATTTCAAGATCGTCACGCGCGACCTCACCCTGCCCGCGCACACGATGGACGCGAAGACCATCCGCCGCGCCGCCGGCGAGTGCTTGAAGCGCGCCGACCTCACGCGGCGACTGCGGCTGCTCGGCGTGCGCGCCGGCAACCTGGCCAAGCTCACGGAGTTGCTCAATCCTCACGCCACCGAAGCCCCGGTGGCACAAGAGCCAGTGCCCGCTTACCATGCGCCGCTGCCGCTGTTCGATGCGTCCTTCGATGCATCCGATGACGCATCGGCTGCGTAG
- a CDS encoding GFA family protein → MTYTARCLCGGISLRLEGELAPIQICHCSQCRQAQGGAFAANIPVDASKVHVDSGTELMSEYEATPGKKRVFCRRCGSPIYSARENLPGVLRIRAGLITEPLAARPGFHMHVASKANWYEIHDGLPQHSQGHVPPSP, encoded by the coding sequence ATGACCTACACCGCCCGATGCCTCTGCGGCGGCATCAGCTTGCGCCTCGAAGGCGAGCTGGCGCCGATCCAGATCTGCCATTGTTCGCAGTGCCGCCAGGCCCAGGGAGGGGCCTTCGCGGCCAACATCCCGGTCGATGCATCGAAGGTGCATGTCGACAGTGGCACCGAACTCATGAGCGAATACGAGGCAACGCCCGGCAAGAAGCGCGTCTTCTGCCGTCGCTGCGGCTCGCCGATCTACAGCGCGCGAGAAAACCTGCCGGGCGTGCTGCGCATCCGCGCCGGGCTGATCACCGAGCCGCTGGCCGCACGGCCCGGTTTCCACATGCACGTGGCCAGCAAGGCCAACTGGTACGAGATCCACGACGGGCTGCCGCAGCATTCGCAGGGCCACGTTCCACCTTCCCCCTGA
- the senA gene encoding selenoneine synthase SenA translates to MLDFEAPPIESSQMRRAGRELLSLALMDTRNHSLRWMSAIEAALPGFTVSENLREGLNPPLWSLGHLAWYQEHWISRNVQRQRGTQADPTALRLASIEPLADQLFHPSVTPAELRWDLELPEPQAIRQYLADTLETTLELLDHAPDEDDALYFFRLALFHEDAQLEAFAELSQTLGFDASLLPPIGTLASRAPVLFPATRWMLGSPPGGFAFDNERPAHEHGVPEFEIDAQPVTWGQYCEFVEDGGYDDERHWSPEGWAWVQREGRRTPRHVDQMRQSVLMQRFGKMTRVPMTQPAMHVSWYEADAWCRWAQRRLPTELEWEVAAHQGASRGVRFGQVWEWTAGSFRPYPGFAPGPDAQYSQAAFGSHKVLRGGSFATNERMRNAKYRRFLLPQRDDVFSGFRSVAM, encoded by the coding sequence ATGCTCGACTTCGAAGCCCCACCCATCGAGTCGTCGCAGATGCGCCGCGCCGGCCGCGAACTGCTGTCGCTCGCGCTGATGGACACGCGCAACCACAGCCTGCGCTGGATGAGCGCCATCGAAGCCGCGCTGCCCGGCTTTACCGTCAGCGAGAACCTGCGCGAAGGACTCAACCCGCCGCTGTGGTCGCTCGGCCACCTGGCCTGGTACCAGGAGCACTGGATCTCCCGCAACGTGCAGCGCCAGCGTGGCACGCAGGCCGACCCGACCGCGCTGCGGCTCGCCTCCATCGAGCCCCTTGCCGACCAGCTCTTCCACCCGTCCGTCACGCCAGCCGAACTGCGCTGGGACCTCGAGCTGCCGGAGCCGCAGGCCATCCGCCAGTACCTCGCCGACACGCTGGAGACCACGCTCGAGCTGCTCGACCATGCACCGGACGAGGACGATGCGCTGTACTTCTTCCGCCTCGCGCTCTTTCACGAAGACGCGCAGCTCGAAGCCTTTGCCGAGCTCTCGCAGACGCTCGGCTTCGACGCCAGCCTGCTGCCGCCGATCGGCACGCTGGCGTCGCGTGCGCCGGTGCTCTTTCCGGCCACGCGCTGGATGCTCGGCTCACCGCCGGGCGGCTTCGCCTTCGACAACGAACGGCCCGCCCATGAGCACGGCGTGCCCGAATTCGAGATCGATGCACAGCCCGTCACCTGGGGCCAGTACTGCGAGTTCGTCGAAGACGGCGGCTACGACGACGAGCGCCACTGGTCGCCCGAAGGTTGGGCCTGGGTGCAGCGCGAAGGCCGCCGCACGCCGCGCCATGTGGACCAGATGCGCCAGAGCGTGCTGATGCAGCGCTTCGGCAAGATGACGCGCGTGCCGATGACGCAGCCTGCCATGCACGTGAGCTGGTACGAGGCAGATGCGTGGTGCCGCTGGGCGCAGCGCCGGCTGCCCACCGAGCTGGAATGGGAGGTCGCCGCGCACCAGGGCGCCTCGCGCGGCGTGCGCTTCGGCCAGGTGTGGGAATGGACGGCAGGGAGCTTCCGCCCCTACCCGGGCTTCGCCCCGGGGCCCGATGCGCAGTATTCGCAAGCGGCCTTCGGCTCGCACAAGGTGCTGCGCGGCGGCTCGTTTGCCACCAACGAGCGCATGCGCAACGCGAAGTACCGGCGCTTCCTGCTGCCGCAGCGCGACGACGTCTTCAGCGGTTTCCGCAGCGTGGCGATGTAG
- a CDS encoding tripartite tricarboxylate transporter substrate binding protein: MDQLKINRRAALRVTAAATAIAGGLPMFVRAQAAWPSRPVRFVVPFAPGGSSEIVARATASEMQKILGQSVFVDNKPGAAGNVAMGEVARADDQHTIILGHIGTLAVNPFIFDKLPYDQKAFTPVSLLSKVPSLYVVRPDVPAKNLKEFLALAKSKPGQLNYGSAGNGSAGHLAFEYLKAVSNTFVVHVPYRGTGPQLTDLMGGRLEAAAVGAPAVMQFIKTGKLRCIATGTTQRLAQLPDVPTVAEQGFPGFEMTQWYGILAPSSMAKANIDKLALASARAVKEPAALKLLESESAIAVGSTPEEFAKFIDTEQQRWKPVIARAKIKPD, translated from the coding sequence ATGGACCAGCTCAAGATCAACCGGCGCGCAGCGCTGCGCGTCACCGCCGCTGCGACCGCCATCGCCGGCGGACTGCCGATGTTCGTGCGCGCCCAGGCCGCCTGGCCGAGCAGGCCGGTGCGCTTCGTGGTGCCCTTCGCGCCCGGCGGCAGCAGCGAGATCGTTGCGCGTGCGACGGCCAGTGAGATGCAGAAGATCCTGGGCCAGAGCGTCTTCGTCGACAACAAGCCGGGCGCCGCCGGCAACGTGGCGATGGGCGAGGTGGCGCGGGCCGACGACCAGCACACCATCATCCTCGGCCACATCGGCACGCTGGCGGTGAACCCGTTCATCTTCGACAAGCTGCCCTACGACCAGAAGGCCTTCACGCCGGTCTCGCTGCTGTCCAAGGTGCCGAGCCTCTACGTCGTGCGGCCGGATGTTCCAGCCAAGAACCTGAAGGAGTTCCTCGCGCTGGCCAAGAGCAAGCCAGGCCAGCTGAACTACGGCTCGGCGGGCAATGGCAGCGCAGGCCACCTCGCGTTCGAGTACCTGAAGGCGGTGAGCAACACCTTCGTGGTCCACGTGCCCTATCGCGGCACCGGCCCGCAGCTGACCGACCTGATGGGCGGGCGGCTCGAGGCCGCGGCGGTCGGCGCACCGGCCGTGATGCAGTTCATCAAGACAGGCAAGCTGCGCTGCATCGCGACCGGGACCACGCAGCGCCTCGCGCAGCTGCCCGACGTGCCGACCGTGGCGGAGCAGGGCTTCCCGGGCTTCGAGATGACGCAGTGGTACGGCATCCTCGCGCCCTCGTCGATGGCCAAGGCCAACATCGACAAGCTCGCGCTCGCATCGGCAAGGGCCGTCAAGGAGCCCGCGGCCCTGAAGCTGCTGGAAAGCGAGTCGGCGATCGCGGTGGGCAGCACGCCGGAAGAGTTTGCAAAATTCATCGACACCGAGCAGCAACGCTGGAAGCCGGTGATCGCGCGGGCCAAGATCAAGCCCGACTGA
- a CDS encoding membrane integrity-associated transporter subunit PqiC encodes MKPLLSLALVLALAACSSTPAPRFHSLLATQAPAVEAVSTVPLPIDIAPVSVPPAVDQQQWVVRLPDDSLRILEQEQWVAPLRDELRAALFDRLAKRYGAVDVRSSPTAEYVRLKVDVQRFESMAAREVWIEAVWTATPTAKGNPPLVCRSGVREPVNGDAQAIAAAHRRAVHALADLIGQRLLALYNGAGVRCP; translated from the coding sequence ATGAAGCCCCTGCTTTCCCTCGCCCTGGTGCTGGCGCTTGCCGCGTGTTCGTCGACACCGGCGCCGCGTTTCCACAGCCTGCTGGCCACGCAGGCGCCTGCGGTCGAGGCCGTGAGCACCGTGCCCTTGCCGATCGACATCGCGCCGGTCAGCGTGCCACCGGCCGTCGACCAGCAGCAGTGGGTGGTGCGCCTGCCCGACGACAGCCTGCGCATCCTCGAGCAGGAGCAATGGGTGGCGCCGCTGCGCGACGAGCTGCGGGCCGCGCTCTTCGACCGGCTGGCCAAGCGCTACGGCGCGGTCGACGTGCGCTCGTCGCCGACGGCCGAGTACGTGCGCCTCAAGGTGGACGTGCAGCGCTTCGAGTCGATGGCCGCACGCGAGGTGTGGATCGAGGCCGTGTGGACCGCCACGCCCACCGCCAAGGGCAACCCGCCGCTCGTGTGCCGCAGCGGCGTGCGGGAGCCGGTGAACGGCGATGCGCAGGCCATCGCGGCGGCGCACCGCCGCGCGGTGCATGCGCTCGCCGACCTCATCGGCCAGCGGCTGCTCGCCTTGTACAACGGCGCCGGCGTGCGCTGCCCTTGA
- a CDS encoding intermembrane transport protein PqiB — protein sequence MSEDTLGSAPPPPPVTPPTPVTRKWHGPSLVWLVPIVALAVGVALLIRAVLSTGPQVTIDFHSANGLRPGKTEVRYKEVVVGRVEAVTLSEKRDHVQATVRLDRSVSNIAVEDTRFWVVRPRIDTAGVSGIETLFSGAYIGVDAGESTKQRRHFTGLENPPFVLRGEPGRGFVLRTDDLGSLDVGSPILYKRNRVGRVVGYNLDPLIDELSVQIFIEAPYDKLVNPQTRFWNASGVEVSLNSSGLRVDTQTLASVISGGISFERPQGTQGLPPASDGTRFNLFPDRKAALAPPDGPPLRVRMVFDQSVRGLDIDAPVDFLGIDIGVIKAVRLDYDGKRKRFPVEVEAEIYPTRLGAVRNSLRQEGDDETRRDTTLLQRLVQSGLRAQARTGNLLTGQMYVALDFPGKVSKAELDTSTAIPAIPTVPGTLADVQPQIAEIVAKVNKVPFDEIGRNLNETLSQANKAISQLRPEAQASLAEVRRTLQSVQETLQRADRSLFDPSAPIQRNAEQTLVDLQRAAQSLRVLTDYLQRHPESLLRGKPDDAKIPASPASPERR from the coding sequence ATGAGCGAAGACACCCTCGGCTCCGCCCCGCCGCCCCCACCCGTGACGCCGCCCACGCCGGTCACCCGCAAGTGGCACGGGCCCTCGCTCGTGTGGCTGGTGCCCATCGTGGCCCTCGCGGTGGGCGTGGCGCTGCTGATCCGCGCGGTGCTGTCCACCGGGCCGCAGGTCACGATCGACTTCCATTCCGCCAACGGCCTGCGCCCCGGCAAGACCGAGGTGCGCTACAAGGAAGTGGTGGTCGGCCGCGTGGAGGCGGTCACGCTCAGCGAGAAGCGCGACCACGTGCAGGCCACCGTGCGGCTCGACCGCTCGGTCTCCAACATCGCGGTCGAGGACACGCGCTTCTGGGTGGTGCGCCCCCGCATCGACACCGCCGGCGTGAGCGGGATCGAGACACTCTTCTCCGGCGCCTACATCGGCGTCGACGCGGGTGAGTCGACCAAGCAGCGCCGCCACTTCACCGGCCTCGAGAACCCACCCTTCGTGCTGCGCGGCGAGCCCGGCCGCGGCTTCGTGCTGCGCACCGACGACCTCGGCTCGCTCGACGTGGGCTCGCCCATCCTCTACAAGCGCAACCGCGTCGGCCGGGTGGTGGGCTACAACCTCGACCCGCTGATCGACGAGCTCTCGGTGCAGATCTTCATCGAGGCGCCGTACGACAAGCTCGTGAACCCGCAGACGCGCTTCTGGAACGCAAGCGGCGTGGAGGTCTCGCTCAACAGCAGCGGGCTCAGGGTCGACACGCAGACGCTCGCCTCCGTCATCTCGGGCGGCATCTCCTTCGAGCGACCGCAGGGCACGCAGGGGCTGCCGCCGGCCTCCGACGGCACGCGCTTCAACCTCTTTCCCGACCGCAAGGCGGCACTCGCGCCACCCGACGGCCCGCCGCTGCGCGTGCGGATGGTGTTCGACCAGTCGGTGCGCGGACTCGACATCGACGCGCCGGTCGACTTCCTCGGCATCGATATCGGCGTCATCAAGGCGGTGCGGCTCGACTACGACGGCAAGCGCAAGCGCTTCCCGGTGGAAGTGGAGGCCGAGATCTACCCGACGCGCCTGGGCGCCGTGCGCAACTCGCTGCGCCAGGAGGGCGACGACGAAACCCGGCGCGACACCACCCTGCTGCAGCGCCTGGTGCAGAGCGGACTGCGCGCGCAGGCCCGCACCGGCAACCTGCTGACCGGCCAGATGTACGTGGCGCTCGACTTCCCCGGCAAGGTGAGCAAGGCCGAGCTCGACACATCCACCGCCATCCCGGCGATCCCCACCGTGCCGGGCACGCTGGCCGACGTGCAGCCGCAGATCGCCGAGATCGTCGCCAAGGTCAACAAGGTGCCGTTCGACGAGATCGGGCGCAACCTCAACGAAACACTGTCGCAGGCGAACAAGGCGATCTCACAGCTTCGGCCGGAGGCGCAGGCCTCGCTCGCCGAGGTGCGGCGCACGTTGCAGTCGGTGCAGGAGACGCTGCAGCGCGCCGACCGCAGCCTCTTCGATCCGAGCGCGCCCATCCAGCGCAACGCCGAGCAGACCCTGGTCGACCTGCAGCGTGCGGCCCAGTCGCTGCGCGTGCTGACCGACTACCTGCAACGCCACCCCGAATCGCTGCTGCGCGGCAAGCCCGACGACGCGAAGATCCCCGCCTCTCCGGCCTCACCTGAACGACGCTGA
- a CDS encoding paraquat-inducible protein A, producing MSEASSLQTGSQMRLYGCPTCGRVSQLLHAVPDGTFLQCPRCATPLYHERPRSLQRTWAYLIAATVLYIPANLLPIMSTSNVFGETLHTILGGIEELRTGGDWLLAVIVFIASIAVPLLKIGALLVLVITAQRRSRWKQVERAQLYRMIEAVGHWSMLDVFVVVLLVGTIRFGPLGGVMPQPGLLAFGAVVVLTMLAAGSFDPRLIWPEEKDDTRHP from the coding sequence ATGAGCGAGGCGTCGTCGTTGCAGACCGGCTCGCAGATGCGGCTGTATGGCTGCCCGACCTGCGGCCGCGTTTCGCAGCTGCTGCACGCAGTGCCGGATGGCACGTTCCTGCAATGCCCGCGCTGCGCCACGCCGCTGTACCACGAGCGCCCACGCAGCCTGCAGCGCACCTGGGCCTACCTGATCGCGGCCACCGTGCTCTACATCCCGGCCAACCTGCTGCCCATCATGTCGACGAGCAACGTCTTCGGCGAGACGCTGCACACCATCCTCGGCGGCATCGAGGAGCTGCGCACCGGCGGCGACTGGCTGCTGGCGGTGATCGTCTTCATCGCGAGCATCGCGGTGCCGCTCCTGAAGATCGGCGCCCTGCTGGTGCTCGTCATCACCGCGCAGCGGCGCTCGCGCTGGAAGCAGGTCGAGCGTGCCCAGCTCTACCGCATGATCGAAGCGGTGGGCCACTGGTCGATGCTCGACGTGTTCGTCGTCGTGCTGCTGGTGGGCACCATCCGCTTCGGCCCGCTGGGCGGCGTGATGCCGCAGCCCGGGCTGCTCGCCTTCGGCGCGGTCGTGGTGCTCACCATGCTCGCCGCCGGCAGCTTCGACCCCCGATTGATCTGGCCTGAAGAAAAAGACGACACCCGCCACCCATGA
- a CDS encoding paraquat-inducible protein A, whose product MTDPVPSAHAHAPYAPAAARATGTAVALAARPDLVVCHECDAVHERITLARGTVARCRRCNALLGRGHVLGTEKLLAFAIASLLLIIVGNSAPIVTLDFQGVVSQATLPEAIEATWAAGQPLVAVLTAATALVFPLVFTILRLYLLGSLVRGIVPRGFVPAMHMLHFVTRWGMVEVFLLGTLVAVVRCASLTSATPGIGLFAYGAVTLLITAITAAGTHTLWKRSSEIGGTA is encoded by the coding sequence ATGACCGACCCCGTGCCGAGCGCCCACGCCCACGCGCCGTATGCGCCGGCGGCCGCTCGCGCCACAGGCACCGCAGTCGCCCTGGCCGCGAGGCCCGACCTGGTCGTCTGCCACGAATGCGATGCGGTGCACGAACGCATCACGCTCGCCCGCGGCACGGTGGCACGCTGCCGCCGCTGCAACGCCCTGCTCGGCCGTGGCCATGTGCTCGGCACCGAGAAACTGCTGGCCTTTGCCATCGCGTCGCTGCTGCTCATCATCGTCGGCAACAGCGCCCCCATCGTCACGCTCGACTTCCAGGGCGTGGTGAGCCAGGCCACCCTGCCCGAGGCGATCGAGGCCACCTGGGCGGCCGGCCAGCCCCTCGTGGCCGTGCTCACCGCCGCCACGGCGCTCGTCTTCCCGCTCGTCTTCACCATCCTGCGGCTCTACCTGCTGGGCTCGCTGGTGCGCGGCATCGTGCCGCGCGGCTTCGTGCCGGCGATGCACATGCTCCACTTCGTCACGCGCTGGGGCATGGTCGAAGTCTTCCTGCTCGGCACGCTGGTCGCAGTGGTGCGCTGTGCCTCGCTCACCAGCGCCACGCCGGGCATCGGACTCTTCGCGTACGGCGCGGTCACGCTGCTGATCACTGCGATCACCGCAGCCGGCACGCACACCCTGTGGAAGCGCAGCAGCGAGATCGGGGGCACGGCATGA